From a single Larimichthys crocea isolate SSNF chromosome XIII, L_crocea_2.0, whole genome shotgun sequence genomic region:
- the mcl1b gene encoding induced myeloid leukemia cell differentiation protein Mcl-1b, with translation MMNVFQNRPFNLTNGVMSCICPQNGVLEGGPLCRVETPLTMPASLDSHSGNVSSNGGQSRPKILDVNPAKGYKPKHVFDSGDTDEQEGSLPCTPELESDTELDVSPAGNEALDNETTQLISSFLRHYTGLSTRRWNQKNEPLATMKRVVDGLLEKHRYAYNGMITKLSLDDRGDDASFVSAVAKSLFGDGTTNWGRVVSLVAFGAVVSQYLKEKSRENCVEQVAKEISTYLLTEQRDWLVKNNSWDGFVEFFRVADPESTVRNTLMAFAGFAGIGATLALLIR, from the exons ATGATGAACGTCTTCCAGAACCGGCCCTTCAACCTGACGAACGGAGTCATGAGCTGCATCTGCCCTCAAAATGGAGTCCTGGAGGGAGGCCCGCTCTGCCGCGTCGAGACGCCGCTCACCATGCCCGCCTCTCTGGACTCTCACAGCGGGAACGTGTCGTCGAACGGCGGCCAGAGCCGACCCAAAATCCTGGACGTTAACCCCGCGAAAGGATACAAGCCCAAACACGTCTTCGACAGCGGGGACACCGACGAGCAGGAAGGCTCGCTGCCGTGCACCCCGGAGCTGGAGTCGGACACCGAGCTGGACGTGTCCCCGGCCGGGAACGAAGCTTTGGATAACGAAACCACGCAGCTGATTAGCTCGTTCCTCAGACACTATACTGGACTTTCAACGCGGAGGTGGAACCAGAAAAACGAACCTCTTGCTACCATGAAGAGAGTCGTGGATGGTCTTTTGGAGAAGCACAGATACGCGTACAATG GTATGATCACAAAGCTGTCACTAGACGACAGAGGGGACGATGCCAGCTTCGTCAGCGCCGTAGCCAAGAGCCTGTTCGGGGACGGGACCACCAACTGGGGTCGCGTGGTCAGCCTGGTCGCCTTCGGCGCGGTGGTGTCCCAGTACCTGAAGGAGAAGAGCCGGGAGAACTGCGTGGAGCAGGTGGCGAAGGAGATCTCCACGTACCTGTTGACGGAGCAGCGAGACTGGCTGGTCAAGAACAACTCCTGg gacGGATTCGTGGAGTTCTTTCGAGTAGCAGACCCGGAGTCGACGGTGAGGAACACACTCATGGCCTTTGCTGGATTTGCTGGTATCGGGGCAACACTGGCCCTGTTGATCAGGTGA
- the hormad1 gene encoding HORMA domain-containing protein 1 isoform X1 gives MLLFPAMACLQQVRSSQDTQLLPNQVLSEQQSLMVIKKLLAIAVSGITYLRGLFPEKAYGSKYVEDQKVMILKEERNCPGASQIVQWMQGCFEAIQKKYLRTVIMSIYTDAESPQKVTEFYQFRIQYTAEGAQMDIERVSKNDKKVSMSCGNTKKASVLLVRKLYTLMQNLGPLPDNVCLNMKLAYYDDVTPQDYQPPGFKEADSNTIIFEREPVKLNMGEVVTPFHTLKLDMATERQRLEQVEESVNMTEKWVLHMEEGDLSQSHVIEDVEKPDNESTDLDNTEIQLSCQEKIESCEEVTEMDTLVKRTSDMEVGLKRTRSGRIIGSTTETNITVNNKKPRTMKDKTVSQYDIPNSQETPSSPSAPKKKRKFSEPKERF, from the exons ATG CTTTTATTTCCTGCAATGGCATGTCTACAACAAGTGAGAAGTTCACAG GACACTCAGCTGTTGCCGAATCAGGTTCTGTCCGAGCAGCAGTCCTTGATGGTAATAAAGAAGCTTCTGGCCATAGCAGTGTCCGGCATCACGTACCTCCGGGGTCTTTTCCCAGAGAAAGCCTACGGGAGCAAATATGTTGAAG ATCAAAAAGTGATGATCCTAAAAGAGGAGCGCAACTGTCCTGGTGCAAGTCAGATTGTTCAGTG GATGCAGGGCTGCTTTGAGGCCATCCAGAAGAAATAT CTGCGGACAGTTATTATGTCT ATCTACACTGACGCAGAGAGTCCCCAG AAAGTGACTGAGTTTTACCAGTTCAGGATCCAGTACACTGCAGAAGGAGCGCAGATGGACATAGAGAG agtCAGCAAAAACGACAAGAAGGTGTCGATGTCATGCGGAAACACCAAGAAGGCCAGCGTCTTGTTGGTGAGGAAGCTCTACACTCTGATGCAGAACCTGGGTCCTCTGCCAGACAACGTCTGCCTCAACATGAAGCTGGCTTACTATGACgatg TCACTCCTCAGGACTACCAACCGCCAGGCTTCAAGGAGGCCGACAGCAACACCATAATATTTGAGAGGGAGCCGGTGAAGCTCAACATGGGCGAGGTGGTTACTCCCTTCCACACTCTGAAGCTGGACAtggccacagagagacagagactggaGCAG gtggaggagagcgTTAACATGACGGAGAAGTGGGTTCTGCATATGGAGGAGGGCGACCTGTCACAG AGTCATGTGATTGAAGACGTGGAGAAGCCTGACAACGAGAGCACGGACCTGGACAACACCG AGATCCAGTTGAGCTGTCAAGAGAAGATCGAGAGTTGTGAGGAAGTCACAGAG ATGGACACTCTGGTGAAGAGGACCTCCGACATGGAGGTGGGACTGAAGAGGACCAGGAGTGGACGGATCATCGGGTCCACTACG GAGACAAACATAACTGTGAACAACAAGAAACCGAGAACTATGAAAGACAAAACG GTCTCGCAGTATGACATCCCCAACAGCCAGGAAACTCCGTCCTCCCCCTCGGCGCCGAAGAAGAAACGCAAATTCAGCGAGCCCAAAGAGCGCTTCTGA
- the ensab gene encoding endosulfine alpha b — translation MSTEHLDSDTQVDYEDEKQDSQEKNANPVKAEEAKLKAKYPGLGQKPGGSDFLMKRLQKGQKYFDSGDYNMAKAKMKNKQLPVAGPDKNLVTGDHIPTPQDLPQRKSSLVTSKLAG, via the exons ATGTCGACGGAGCACCTGGACTCGGACACTCAGGTGGACTACGAGGACGAAAAACAG GACTCCCAGGAGAAGAATGCGAACCCGGTGAAAGCAGAGGAGGCCAAGCTGAAGGCCAAGTACCCCGGCCTGGGCCAGAAGCCCGGCGGCTCAGACTTCTTGATGAAGAGACTACAGAAAGGG CAAAAGTACTTCGACTCGGGCGACTACAACATGGCCAAGGCCAAGATGAAGAACAAGCAGCTTCCCGTGGCAGGGCCCGACAAGAACCTGGTGACCGGCGACCACATTCCCACGCCACAGGACCTGCCCCAGAGGAAGTCCTCCTTGGTGACGAGCAAGCTAGCCGGCTAG
- the hormad1 gene encoding HORMA domain-containing protein 1 isoform X2 gives MACLQQVRSSQDTQLLPNQVLSEQQSLMVIKKLLAIAVSGITYLRGLFPEKAYGSKYVEDQKVMILKEERNCPGASQIVQWMQGCFEAIQKKYLRTVIMSIYTDAESPQKVTEFYQFRIQYTAEGAQMDIERVSKNDKKVSMSCGNTKKASVLLVRKLYTLMQNLGPLPDNVCLNMKLAYYDDVTPQDYQPPGFKEADSNTIIFEREPVKLNMGEVVTPFHTLKLDMATERQRLEQVEESVNMTEKWVLHMEEGDLSQSHVIEDVEKPDNESTDLDNTEIQLSCQEKIESCEEVTEMDTLVKRTSDMEVGLKRTRSGRIIGSTTETNITVNNKKPRTMKDKTVSQYDIPNSQETPSSPSAPKKKRKFSEPKERF, from the exons ATGGCATGTCTACAACAAGTGAGAAGTTCACAG GACACTCAGCTGTTGCCGAATCAGGTTCTGTCCGAGCAGCAGTCCTTGATGGTAATAAAGAAGCTTCTGGCCATAGCAGTGTCCGGCATCACGTACCTCCGGGGTCTTTTCCCAGAGAAAGCCTACGGGAGCAAATATGTTGAAG ATCAAAAAGTGATGATCCTAAAAGAGGAGCGCAACTGTCCTGGTGCAAGTCAGATTGTTCAGTG GATGCAGGGCTGCTTTGAGGCCATCCAGAAGAAATAT CTGCGGACAGTTATTATGTCT ATCTACACTGACGCAGAGAGTCCCCAG AAAGTGACTGAGTTTTACCAGTTCAGGATCCAGTACACTGCAGAAGGAGCGCAGATGGACATAGAGAG agtCAGCAAAAACGACAAGAAGGTGTCGATGTCATGCGGAAACACCAAGAAGGCCAGCGTCTTGTTGGTGAGGAAGCTCTACACTCTGATGCAGAACCTGGGTCCTCTGCCAGACAACGTCTGCCTCAACATGAAGCTGGCTTACTATGACgatg TCACTCCTCAGGACTACCAACCGCCAGGCTTCAAGGAGGCCGACAGCAACACCATAATATTTGAGAGGGAGCCGGTGAAGCTCAACATGGGCGAGGTGGTTACTCCCTTCCACACTCTGAAGCTGGACAtggccacagagagacagagactggaGCAG gtggaggagagcgTTAACATGACGGAGAAGTGGGTTCTGCATATGGAGGAGGGCGACCTGTCACAG AGTCATGTGATTGAAGACGTGGAGAAGCCTGACAACGAGAGCACGGACCTGGACAACACCG AGATCCAGTTGAGCTGTCAAGAGAAGATCGAGAGTTGTGAGGAAGTCACAGAG ATGGACACTCTGGTGAAGAGGACCTCCGACATGGAGGTGGGACTGAAGAGGACCAGGAGTGGACGGATCATCGGGTCCACTACG GAGACAAACATAACTGTGAACAACAAGAAACCGAGAACTATGAAAGACAAAACG GTCTCGCAGTATGACATCCCCAACAGCCAGGAAACTCCGTCCTCCCCCTCGGCGCCGAAGAAGAAACGCAAATTCAGCGAGCCCAAAGAGCGCTTCTGA
- the hormad1 gene encoding HORMA domain-containing protein 1 isoform X3 produces the protein MLLFPAMACLQQVRSSQDTQLLPNQVLSEQQSLMVIKKLLAIAVSGITYLRGLFPEKAYGSKYVEDQKVMILKEERNCPGASQIVQWMQGCFEAIQKKYLRTVIMSIYTDAESPQKVTEFYQFRIQYTAEGAQMDIERVSKNDKKVSMSCGNTKKASVLLVRKLYTLMQNLGPLPDNVCLNMKLAYYDDVTPQDYQPPGFKEADSNTIIFEREPVKLNMGEVVTPFHTLKLDMATERQRLEQVEESVNMTEKWVLHMEEGDLSQSHVIEDVEKPDNESTDLDNTEIQLSCQEKIESCEEVTEETNITVNNKKPRTMKDKTVSQYDIPNSQETPSSPSAPKKKRKFSEPKERF, from the exons ATG CTTTTATTTCCTGCAATGGCATGTCTACAACAAGTGAGAAGTTCACAG GACACTCAGCTGTTGCCGAATCAGGTTCTGTCCGAGCAGCAGTCCTTGATGGTAATAAAGAAGCTTCTGGCCATAGCAGTGTCCGGCATCACGTACCTCCGGGGTCTTTTCCCAGAGAAAGCCTACGGGAGCAAATATGTTGAAG ATCAAAAAGTGATGATCCTAAAAGAGGAGCGCAACTGTCCTGGTGCAAGTCAGATTGTTCAGTG GATGCAGGGCTGCTTTGAGGCCATCCAGAAGAAATAT CTGCGGACAGTTATTATGTCT ATCTACACTGACGCAGAGAGTCCCCAG AAAGTGACTGAGTTTTACCAGTTCAGGATCCAGTACACTGCAGAAGGAGCGCAGATGGACATAGAGAG agtCAGCAAAAACGACAAGAAGGTGTCGATGTCATGCGGAAACACCAAGAAGGCCAGCGTCTTGTTGGTGAGGAAGCTCTACACTCTGATGCAGAACCTGGGTCCTCTGCCAGACAACGTCTGCCTCAACATGAAGCTGGCTTACTATGACgatg TCACTCCTCAGGACTACCAACCGCCAGGCTTCAAGGAGGCCGACAGCAACACCATAATATTTGAGAGGGAGCCGGTGAAGCTCAACATGGGCGAGGTGGTTACTCCCTTCCACACTCTGAAGCTGGACAtggccacagagagacagagactggaGCAG gtggaggagagcgTTAACATGACGGAGAAGTGGGTTCTGCATATGGAGGAGGGCGACCTGTCACAG AGTCATGTGATTGAAGACGTGGAGAAGCCTGACAACGAGAGCACGGACCTGGACAACACCG AGATCCAGTTGAGCTGTCAAGAGAAGATCGAGAGTTGTGAGGAAGTCACAGAG GAGACAAACATAACTGTGAACAACAAGAAACCGAGAACTATGAAAGACAAAACG GTCTCGCAGTATGACATCCCCAACAGCCAGGAAACTCCGTCCTCCCCCTCGGCGCCGAAGAAGAAACGCAAATTCAGCGAGCCCAAAGAGCGCTTCTGA